The following DNA comes from Enterocloster bolteae.
TTCAAAGGGGTGTCTCCTCCTGTCTGATGTATGATGCTACTGCTTTTTCAATGAGAAACATGCCATGTCCTCGTCCTTATAATAAAACATGATTAAAAACACAAGGCAGGCAGCGCCGATGGTTACATAGCAGTCGGCCACATTAAAAATAGGAAAATTAATCAGTTTAAAATACAGGAAATCCACCACATATCCCTGACTGACCCGATCAATCATATTGCCCACAGCGCCTGCGCTTATCATCATCAGGCAGACAGCCAGGGGACGGTATTTTCCGTCTGACGGCATCTTATATATGAGGTAAGCCACGGCTCCCAGCACAAGGACCGCGATGAGAAAGAAGAAAAGCTGCTTTTCCTGCATCATTCCGAAGGCAGCGCCCCTGTTTTCCGAATAATAGAATTCAAATACCCCGTTCCAGATGACAAAGGGCTTCTGGCCTTTTAAGGATTGTACCACCAGTCCCTTGGTCCACTGGTCCAGGCCCACAAGGATGGCGAAACCAATGAGGAAGCTGGCAATCAGGGATTGCTTTTGTTTTGTCATTATGCCTGTCCTCCTATCACATCAAAACCAGCCCTCATCTCATCAGCCGTAACAGTCGTATCCACATACGCCTGTCCAATGGCCTTAAGCAGGACAAAACGGATGACGCCGGCGTCAACCTTTTTATCGCTCTGGGTGGTTTTAAGGACCTGATCCCACACAAGACCCGGCGCAGCGTCAGGAATTCCAAAGGAAAGGAAGGTATTTCTGATGTCCGCCATCTCCTCCTCTGTAAGCATGCCTCTGAGCTGGGAGATACGGGCAGCCCCAATGCAGCCCAGCCCCACGCAGTGGCCGTGGTGCATGGTGAAATTCTCCAGCTTCTCAACCGCATGGCCCAGGGTATGGCCGAAATTCAAAAGAGCTCTTTCTCCCTGTTCCGTGGGATCCTCTTCCACCACACGCTTCTTAATCATACAGCTCTCATAAACCATGGCCTGGCACAGATCCAGGTTCCTGGCAGCAATGCCCTCACGGTTGTCCTTCAGCCACTGATAATACTCCCGGTTCTTAATCAGGCCGTGTTTCACCACCTCGCCCATGCCTGAGGAGAACTGTTCCTCAGGAAGGGTTAAAAGGGTGCGCAGGTTGGCATAAACCAGCCTGGGCATATGAAATGCGCCTACCATGTTTTTATAGGCGTCAAAATCCACGCCGGTCTTGCCGCCTATGCTGGAATCCACCTGTGAAAGCAGGGTGGTTGGAATCTGAATAAAGTCAACTCCCCTGAGATAAGTGGCGGCTGCGAAACCGCATAAATCGCCCACCACGCCGCCGCCCAGGGCAGCCAGCATATCCTTTCTGTCAAAACGCTCCAGAATCAGGTGCTCATACAGGTTTCGCACCGTATCCAGATGTTTATGTTCCTCCCCGGCCGGGAAGGTAAAAACCGAAACAGACTTGCAGCATCCGGCCAGAACAGCGCGCACCTCCTCCAGATACAGGGGCGCCACATTGGAATCCGTCACAATGCAAATTTTGTGTTCCTTAACAGGAAGGCAGGATACTGCCTCCTTTAAACCGTCAAAGGATTGGGTCAGTACGATATCGTAGATAGCCTTCCCATCCCTGCATACATTTATCCTGTCAGCCATGCCAGTGTCCTCCTGATTTTATACAACAAATCGGCAGACACACCAGGTCTGCCGCATACTTGTCCCCTGTA
Coding sequences within:
- the lspA gene encoding signal peptidase II, which encodes MTKQKQSLIASFLIGFAILVGLDQWTKGLVVQSLKGQKPFVIWNGVFEFYYSENRGAAFGMMQEKQLFFFLIAVLVLGAVAYLIYKMPSDGKYRPLAVCLMMISAGAVGNMIDRVSQGYVVDFLYFKLINFPIFNVADCYVTIGAACLVFLIMFYYKDEDMACFSLKKQ
- the aroB gene encoding 3-dehydroquinate synthase, translating into MADRINVCRDGKAIYDIVLTQSFDGLKEAVSCLPVKEHKICIVTDSNVAPLYLEEVRAVLAGCCKSVSVFTFPAGEEHKHLDTVRNLYEHLILERFDRKDMLAALGGGVVGDLCGFAAATYLRGVDFIQIPTTLLSQVDSSIGGKTGVDFDAYKNMVGAFHMPRLVYANLRTLLTLPEEQFSSGMGEVVKHGLIKNREYYQWLKDNREGIAARNLDLCQAMVYESCMIKKRVVEEDPTEQGERALLNFGHTLGHAVEKLENFTMHHGHCVGLGCIGAARISQLRGMLTEEEMADIRNTFLSFGIPDAAPGLVWDQVLKTTQSDKKVDAGVIRFVLLKAIGQAYVDTTVTADEMRAGFDVIGGQA